The following proteins come from a genomic window of Anabas testudineus chromosome 3, fAnaTes1.2, whole genome shotgun sequence:
- the rasa3 gene encoding ras GTPase-activating protein 3: MAVEEEGLRIFQSVKIKIGEAKNIPPYPGPNRMRDCYCTVNLDQEEVFRTKIVEKSLCPFYGEDFYCEIPRSFRHLSFYIFDRDVFRRDSSIGKVAVKKEDLQKYHGKDTWFQLQPVSADSEVQGKVHLELRLSEVITDSGVINHKLATRVLECQGLPIVNGQCDPYAAVSLLGPSRSDAKKTKVKRKTNNPQFDEVFYFEVTRPLSYTKRHFDVEEEDVDKLALRVDLWNASNLKFGDEFLGGVRVPLRVLGQAGVHDAWYFLQPRENGGKSVKVEELGSLRLNIVYTEDHVFPSEHYTPLRDLLLHSANVEPVSASAAHILGEVCREKQEAAIPLVRLFLHYGKIVPFISAIAHAEVNRTQDPNTIFRGNSLTSKCIDETMKLAGMHYLQVTLKPIIDEICTEHKSCEIDPVKLKESENLETNRENLRQYVDRIFNVITASGVRCPTVMCDIFFSLRESAATRFQVDQDVRFTAVSSFIFLRFFAPAILSPNLFHLRPHHPDPATSRTLTLISKTIQTLGSLAKSKSANFKESYMAAFYDYFNEQKYADAVKNFLDLISTSGKWDQRSIETPIMLKEGFMIKRAQGRKRFGMKNFKKRWFRLTNHEFTYHKTKGEGALCSIPIENILAVERLEEESFKMKNMFQVIQPERALYIQANNCVEARDWIDILTKVSQCNRKRLSTYHPSAYLNGHWLCCKLSADTAPGCTPCTGGLPANIQLDVDGDRETERIYSLFSTYMTKLIKMQEACGSKSVYDGPEQEEYSSFVIDDPQETYKTLKQIVSAVQTLEQQHTKYKRDKFKKTKIGSQEHPIGDKSFQCYIRQQSESSTYSI; encoded by the exons ATGGCGGTAGAAGAGGAAGGTCTCCGGATTTTTCAGAgcgttaaaataaaaatag GAGAAGCAAAAAACATCCCTCCATACCCCGGGCCAAACAGGATGAGGGACTGTTACTGCACTGTCAACCTGGACCAGGAGGAGGTCTTCAGGACTAAGATCGTTGAGAAGTCACTTTG TCCCTTCTATGGGGAGGACTTCTACTGCGAGATCCCACGTAGCTTCAGACACCTCTCCTTCTACATCTTCGACAGGGACGTCTTCAGAAGGGACTCCAGCATCG GTAAAGTCGCAGTGAAGAAAGAGGACCTGCAGAAGTATCACGGCAAAGACACCTGGTTCCAGCTGCAACCTGTCAGCGCTGACTCAGAGGTGCAG GGAAAAGTGCACCTGGAGCTGCGTCTGAGTGAAGTCATCACAGACAGCGGAGTCATCAACCATAAACTAGCCACAAG aGTGCTGGAGTGCCAAGGTCTCCCAATCGTCAACGGACAATGTGATCCCTACGCTGCTGTCTCCTTACTAGGACCGTCAAG GTCAGACGCCAAGAAGACCAAAGTGAAGAGGAAAACCAACAATCCCCAGTTTGATGAGGTTTTCTACTTCGAG GTGACGCGGCCTTTAAGCTACACAAAGCGTCACTTTGATGTCGAAGAAGAGGATGTTGACAAACTGGCACTGAG gGTGGATCTGTGGAACGCCAGCAACCTGAAGTTCGGGGATGAGTTCCTGGGAGGTGTGCGTGTTCCTCTCCGGGTGCTCGGACAGGCTGGGGTTCATGACGCATG GTACTTTCTCCAACCGAGGGAGAATGGAGGCAAGTCGGTAAAGGTAGAAGAGCTCGGCTCGTTACGGCTGAATATCGTTTACACTGAGGACCACGTCTTCCCCTCGGAACACTACACCCCCCTCAGGGATCTACTGCTGCACTCTGCTAATGTAGAg ccCGTGTCAGCGTCCGCTGCTCATATTCTGGGGGAGGTGTGTCGAGAGAAGCAAGAAGCCGCCATTCCTCTTGTGCGTCTCTTCCTTCACTACGGCAAGATCGTGCCTTTCATCAGCGCCATTGCCCACGCTGAAGTCAACCGCACACA GGATCCTAACACCATCTTCCGGGGAAACTCGCTGACTTCTAAGTGCATTGATGAGACCATGAAGCTGGCAGGAATGCACTATCTGCAAGTCACACTCAAGCCAATCATAGATGAG ATCTGCACAGAACACAAATCGTGTGAAATCGACCCAGTCAAACTTAAAGAGTCTGAGAACCTGGAGACGAACAGG GAAAACCTTCGTCAATATGTCGACCGCATCTTCAACGTCATAACTGCCTCCGGCGTTCGCTGTCCCACCGTCATGTGTGACATCTTCTTCTCTCTGAGGGAGTCTGCTGCCACCCGTTTCCAAG TTGACCAAGACGTCCGATTCACAGCAGTGAGCAGTTTCATATTCCTGCGTTTCTTTGCTCCAGCCATCCTCTCTCCCAACTTGTTCCATCTACGGCCGCACCACCCA GATCCCGCCACCTCACGAACCCTCACTCTCATCTCAAAGACAATCCAGACCCTGGGAAGTCTTGCAAAGTCTAAATCT GCCAATTTCAAAGAGTCTTACATGGCTGCGTTTTACGACTACTTCAATGAGCAGAAATATGCAGACGCTGTGAAGAAT TTCCTGGACCTGATCTCCACCTCCGGAAAATGGGATCAGAGGAGTATTGAAACACCCATCATGCTAAAAGAGGG gtTTATGATAAAGAGAGCCCAAGGGAGAAAACGTTTTGGAATGAAGAATTTCAAGAAGAGATGGTTTCGCCTCACCAACCATGAGTTTACTTACCACAAAACGAAAG GTGAGGGAGCTCTGTGCAGCATTCCCATAGAAAACATACTGGCTGTAGAGAGGCTAGAGGAGGAGtctttcaaaatgaaaaat ATGTTCCAGGTTATTCAGCCAGAGCGGGCGCTCTACATCCAGGCCAACAATTGTGTTGAGGCACGTGACTGGATCGACATCCTGACCAAAGTCAGCCAGTGCAACCGCAAACGCTTGAGCACTTACCATCCTTCAGCCTACCTCAACGGCCACTGGCTGTGCTGCAAGCTCTCAGCAGACACGGCCCCTGGGTGCACGCCCTGCACCGG TGGTCTCCCAGCCAACATTCAGCTGGATGTAGACGGcgacagagagactgagaggaTTTATTCCCTGTTCAGCACATACATGACTAAACTGATCAAGATGCAAG AGGCCTGTGGTAGTAAGTCGGTGTACGATGGGCCCGAACAGGAGGAATACTCCAGCTTTGTCATCGATGACCCCCAGGAGACCTACAAAACCCTGAAGCAGATTGTTTCAGCTGTGCAAACCTTGGAGCAGCAGCACACCAAGTACAAACGGGACAAGTTCAAGAAGACAAAGATAGGCAGCCA GGAACACCCCATTGGAGACAAGAGTTTTCAGTGCTACATCCGCCAGCAGTCTGAGAGCTCCACCTACTCCATCTAG